One Cellulosimicrobium protaetiae genomic region harbors:
- a CDS encoding TetR/AcrR family transcriptional regulator, which produces MYNTPVQTVARIGAMGQREHLLEGARTCLVERGFAHTTARDIVAATSGAANLASIGYHFGSKDALMNAAVIQLIEDWGDRIAEATDSAGTGRPAERLERFLQSVLSADPEQRRVIGASVQAYAQAEFSVEVREQFRSTYDRARVDLAAFVLGIDRDDVTPSQAATIGSLSLALLNGAALQWFVDPTAAQGFAELSTTLAALGADPAD; this is translated from the coding sequence ATGTATAACACACCTGTACAGACCGTTGCTAGGATCGGAGCCATGGGACAACGGGAGCATCTCCTCGAGGGCGCGCGGACGTGCCTCGTCGAACGCGGGTTCGCACACACGACGGCGCGAGACATCGTCGCCGCGACCTCGGGCGCCGCGAACCTCGCCTCCATCGGGTACCACTTCGGCTCCAAGGACGCGCTGATGAACGCGGCGGTGATCCAGCTGATCGAGGACTGGGGCGACCGTATCGCCGAGGCGACCGACAGCGCCGGCACCGGGAGGCCGGCGGAACGGCTGGAGCGCTTCCTCCAGAGCGTCCTCTCCGCAGACCCGGAGCAACGCCGCGTCATCGGGGCGAGCGTCCAGGCCTATGCGCAGGCAGAGTTCTCCGTCGAGGTCCGCGAGCAGTTCAGGTCGACCTACGACCGCGCGCGGGTCGATCTCGCCGCCTTCGTCCTCGGGATCGACCGCGACGACGTCACACCGTCCCAGGCAGCGACGATCGGCTCGCTCTCGCTCGCCCTCCTGAACGGCGCCGCGCTCCAGTGGTTCGTCGACCCGACGGCCGCCCAAGGATTCGCGGAGCTCTCGACCACCCTCGCAGCGCTCGGAGCGGACCCGGCGGACTGA